The genomic window CTGTTCCTCACCCCGCTCGTGACCGTCGTCCCCGCACAGGCGGCGGCCCCCGCACTGATCGCCGTCGGCTTCCTGCTGATGGCACAGGTGCGGCACATCGACTGGGAGAAGTACGAGATCGCTGTCCCGGCCTTCCTCACCATCGCCGTGATGCCCTTCACCTACTCGATCACCAACGGCATCGGCGCCGGCTTCCTCGCGTACGTCCTGATCCAGGCGGTCGTCGGCACGGCCGCGAAGGTCCACTGGCTGCTGTGGGGCGCGTCGGCGATGTTCGTCGTCTACTTCGCCATCGACCCGGTCGAGCAACTGCTCGGCGTCAAGTAGGCGCCCCCCGCCGGCCGGTCACCGGCCGGCCGGCGGGGGAGGGGCAGGGATCAGTCCTTCAGGGCCGCCTTCATCATCTTCTGGGCGATCGGTGCGGCCAGACCGTTGCCGCTGACCTCCGAGCGGGCCGATCCCGAGTCCTCCACGACCACCGCCACGGCGACCTGCCTGCCGGTGGAACGGTCCTTCGCGTACGAGGTGAACCAGGCGTACGGGGTGTTGCTGTTGTCCACGCCGTTCTGCGCGGTTCCCGTCTTGCCTCCGACCTCGGCGCCGGGGATCCGCGCGTTGGTGCCGGTGCCCTTCTCCACGACGGTGACCATGGCGCTGCGGAGCTGTTCGGCCGTGGACGCCTTCACGACCCGCTCGGTGTCGCCGTCCGCGAAGTCCTCCAGGGTGGAGCCGTCGGCGTCCGTCACCTTGGAGACCATGTGCGGCGCGGCCAGCTCGCCGCCGTTGGCGAGGGCCGCCGAGACCATGGCCATCTGCATGGGGGTCGCGGTCACCTCGAACTGGCCGATGCCGGTCAGCGCCGTCTGCGCCTTGTCCATGCCGGTCGGGTACACGCTCTGCGCCGCCCGCACCGGCACGTCCAGCTTCTCGGTGTCGAAGCCGAAGGCGTCCGCCATCGCCTTGACCTTGTCCTGGCCGAGGTCGGCCGCCGCCTTCGCGAAGACGTTGTTGCAGGAGTACTGGAGAGCCGTGCGCAGCGTCGCGTCCTCGCAGGGGGCGGAGGCGCTCTCGTTCTTCAGGACCGTGGACGTGCCCGGCAGGGTGTACGGGTTCGGGCTGTCCGTCGGCTGGTCCACCGAGTCGTACAGGCCGTTCTCCAGCGCCGCCGAGGCCACCACCAGCTTGAACGTCGAGCCGGGGGCCAGCGGTTGCCGCAGTGCCCGGTTGACCAGGGGCTTGTCGTCGGCGTCCAGCAGCTTCTGCCAGGCGTCGCCGTCCGAGGTACCGCTGATGTCGGAGGGGTCGTACGACGGCGAGGAGACCATCCCGAGGATCCGGCCGGACTCCGGGTCCATCGCGACGGCAGCCCCCCGGTCGTCGCCCAGCGCTTCGGCTGCGGCCTTCTGCACGCCGGGGTCGATCGTGGTCAGCACGTCGCCCGGGGCCGTCCGCTTGCCGGTGATCAGATCGGTGGGATTCTTGAGCCGGTCGTCGGTGCCGTCGAGCACATGGCTGTAGATGCCCTCCAGCTGGGTCGCGCCGTACGCCTGCGAGCTGTAGCCGGTGACCGACGCGTACAGCTCGCCCTCGTCGTAGGTGCGCTTGTAGCGGAGGTCGTCGCCGCTGGTCTCCTTCGAACCGGTGACCGGAGAGCCGGCCACGATGATGTCGCCGAGCGGCTGCGCGTACTGCGCGATCGTGTTCCGCCGGTTGTGTTCGTCGTCTGCGAGCGCCTTGGCTTCGTACCCCTGCACCCAGGTCGCGCGCACCAGCAGTGCGAGAACCATGAGCAGGCAGAAGACCGAAGCGCGCCTGATCGTCTTGTTCATCCCGATGAGGGACGAACGGGACCGTCGGGGCCGTTCCCGTTCGTGTCCCTTCTCACCGGTTTTTCACGTTCCGGACCGGGGACCCGCAGGTGCCCCCGCTCA from Streptomyces sp. NBC_01341 includes these protein-coding regions:
- a CDS encoding peptidoglycan D,D-transpeptidase FtsI family protein is translated as MNKTIRRASVFCLLMVLALLVRATWVQGYEAKALADDEHNRRNTIAQYAQPLGDIIVAGSPVTGSKETSGDDLRYKRTYDEGELYASVTGYSSQAYGATQLEGIYSHVLDGTDDRLKNPTDLITGKRTAPGDVLTTIDPGVQKAAAEALGDDRGAAVAMDPESGRILGMVSSPSYDPSDISGTSDGDAWQKLLDADDKPLVNRALRQPLAPGSTFKLVVASAALENGLYDSVDQPTDSPNPYTLPGTSTVLKNESASAPCEDATLRTALQYSCNNVFAKAAADLGQDKVKAMADAFGFDTEKLDVPVRAAQSVYPTGMDKAQTALTGIGQFEVTATPMQMAMVSAALANGGELAAPHMVSKVTDADGSTLEDFADGDTERVVKASTAEQLRSAMVTVVEKGTGTNARIPGAEVGGKTGTAQNGVDNSNTPYAWFTSYAKDRSTGRQVAVAVVVEDSGSARSEVSGNGLAAPIAQKMMKAALKD